One window from the genome of Thermaerobacter marianensis DSM 12885 encodes:
- a CDS encoding NAD-dependent epimerase/dehydratase family protein → MRVLVTGAAGFIGSHVVERLLKTGNGNTPGMEGLPSCEIVAIDDFSAGQVRKIGDLAVERLDVTEAAAVAAVFRDFGPEAVIHLAAQVSVERSLERPDRDVEVNVYGTLNVLRAAVAAGARRVVFASSAAVYGNPQRLPVDEEHPLEPLSVYGRSKLTAEWLIQQYARGTGLEAVILRLGNVYGPGQRPETGPVVARFFVDALRGEGPLIHGDGRQTRDFVYVTDVARAFALALVGPAGVVANISGGTATAIADLAERIHQLVEGAPAPRYGPPRPGDIRHSVLDNRRARELMGWAPRVSLDEGLKATYRWYRQQAVERVAG, encoded by the coding sequence GTGCGAGTCCTGGTGACCGGTGCGGCGGGTTTCATCGGATCGCATGTCGTGGAGCGCCTGCTGAAGACCGGGAATGGCAACACGCCCGGCATGGAGGGCCTGCCGTCGTGCGAGATCGTCGCCATCGATGACTTCTCGGCCGGTCAGGTCCGCAAGATCGGCGATCTGGCGGTCGAGCGGCTGGACGTCACCGAGGCGGCAGCGGTGGCGGCGGTGTTTCGCGACTTCGGGCCCGAGGCCGTGATCCACCTGGCGGCCCAGGTCAGCGTCGAGCGGTCCCTGGAGCGGCCGGACCGGGACGTGGAGGTCAACGTCTATGGCACCTTGAACGTCCTGCGGGCGGCGGTGGCGGCAGGGGCGCGGCGGGTGGTGTTCGCCTCGTCGGCGGCGGTGTACGGCAACCCCCAGCGGCTGCCGGTGGACGAGGAGCACCCCCTGGAGCCCCTGTCGGTGTACGGCCGGTCCAAGCTGACGGCGGAATGGTTGATCCAGCAGTACGCCCGGGGGACGGGCCTCGAGGCGGTGATTCTCCGGCTGGGCAACGTGTACGGCCCGGGGCAACGGCCGGAGACGGGTCCGGTGGTGGCGCGGTTCTTCGTTGACGCACTGCGGGGCGAGGGGCCGCTGATCCACGGCGACGGGCGGCAGACCCGGGACTTCGTGTACGTCACCGATGTGGCCCGGGCCTTTGCCCTGGCGCTGGTGGGACCGGCCGGGGTGGTGGCCAACATCTCCGGGGGCACGGCGACGGCCATCGCGGACCTGGCGGAGCGCATCCACCAGCTGGTGGAGGGGGCGCCCGCCCCCCGGTACGGCCCGCCGCGGCCGGGCGACATCCGCCACAGCGTGCTGGACAACCGCCGGGCTCGGGAGCTCATGGGCTGGGCGCCACGGGTGAGCCTGGACGAGGGGCTGAAGGCCACGTACCGCTGGTACCGCCAGCAGGCGGTGGAGCGGGTGGCAGGGTAG